The following are encoded in a window of Cyprinus carpio isolate SPL01 chromosome B18, ASM1834038v1, whole genome shotgun sequence genomic DNA:
- the LOC109110540 gene encoding dmX-like protein 2 isoform X3 — protein MHLHQVLTGAVNPGDCCYSVGSVHDVPFTAYGSGCDIVILASDFECVQIIPGAQNGNIQVGCVECSQQLGRIAASYGNTVCIFEPIASNPNKRHKQLNYQWQKTGQFFLNAITYNLAWDPQGNRILAATEHLQLWAPPTSDALIEEEDSQLNDDRAHELMLNDWKCIWQCKTAAAVHITQWSPDGEYFATAGKDDCLLKVWYPTTGWKSAVVMPDVTDKKIQAIHFSFVYLAHPRTVTGFSWRKTSKYMPKGSVCNVLLTSCADGICRLWSETLLPEDSLLGGQISENSSSFSSSLPNIAQKDKIQHALESIHHLKHLRRGRRRSSALVAHTELLPSQLGSHETHRHISHHANALCHFHISASINPNTDIPAMLAGSGLFSEDVSGGFVVHWLNNKDLSFTTSMDLFMQQLRKLSEQHLEQATEDFEQEGAAKFDFDLDDMSDKGSSEHEEGDQEGSTKASSPGSSSSAPLPSVLLDRKLETLILEWNKSPDMLFTIHPHDGSFLVWHIKYLDEFIPGIFRQVQVSFSSRIPVAFPTGDANSLSKNIMMYACTFMDQDNCSALEDKRSERRVPQSASASAGLSALGHSLAAVIGPAVMMVSKHVDGSLNQWAVTFAEKSAFSNVLTVSHKFRYCGHRFHLNDLACHTVLPLLLTSSHHNALLTPSGSGNVDGDQNGGVALQPTRPMRGIPRKQLRNAATLTFHDPNAIYSELILWRVDHIGPLSCTGGVSELARINSLHTSAFSNVAWLPTLIPSSVLGTYCNSASACFVASDGKNLRLYQAVVDARKLLDELSDPETSKLVGEVFNIVSQQSTARPGCIIELDVITNQCGSNTQLLHVFQEDFILGYKPHEDIPDFNITSVPSGQEYQPPPFSEKFFLVVIEKDANRNSVLQMWHLHLRSVQACVEEPINEHVFQNQLTVPLNQNYGDSSPDTTPGHSPLPRSSSSANLQSASKLILSSKLVYSQRLDLPPGVELIRATPSAGHLSSSSIYPVCLAPYLIVTNCSDGRVRFWHCRVDMDLSVPHLKETRLYRWEHWRLLKEEEDNDSSVSVAGRPVAVSCSYTGRLAVSFKQILPENEGGMLQDFSMLVSIYECESTGGSEWVLEQTIHLDDFSKPVKTLDPRVSVDSNLFVYSKSDLFITKDSPNVKHFVHLDWLSKEDGSHILTVGVGSNILMYGRISGVVTEQTSVKDGMAVTLPLGGSIKQGIRSRWVLLRSVNLVSSVDGTPSLPVSLSWVRDGILVVGMDCEMHVYAQWRQDEKPGDSDDNNISSPDGVGGRTMYVSNEGRARSKSVFEGSAGIDDALRPPAVIQDGGLFEAAHSLSPTLPQYHPTQLLELMDLGRVRRAKAILAHLVKCIAGEVAVVRDVEAGEGGARRHLSRTISVTGSTAKDTIVAGRDGGRDYTEINSIPPLPLYALLSADQDTSYKMGDEVGKAGKGAERETQKQPEDQYADLFQVQAVTTDDFMNFAAEKPEKKSRVINLSQYGPTYFGPEHAQVLSSHLMHSSLPGLTPLEQMFLVALADTVATTSAEVAGPTDKQYTGGEALDECGLRYLLAMRLHTCLLTSLPPLYRMQLLHQGVSTCHFAWAFHSEAEEEMLNLIPAMQRGDPQWSELRAVGVGWWIRNINTLRRIVEKVAKAAFQRHNDPLDAALFYLAMKKKAVLWGLFRSQNNEKMTQFFSHNFSEDRWRKAALKNAFSLLGKQRFEQSAAFFLLAGSLKDAIVVCLEKMEDIQLAMIVARLYEADYESSSTCQGILYEKVLGCNRDGSGFSCTKLHPDPFLRSIAYWIMKDYTRALDTLLEQIYKEDDENPDVLVKSCNPVVFSFYNYLRAHPLIIRRHFAKPEASSVAAGLTSERNSADEINLIERKLFFTTANAHFKVGCPLLALEVLSKIPKVTKKASSLSKGSSVANVSGAQPQENGGKASDLDWGAPAVPSQALGADSSTILDWSQPMVKIEDEGLQLDWGDDKEEDEDEEGGLTMKKPEVEDEEAKKPSKSAALQHEDSTGESGVDVIAEQLKFRACLKILMTELRTLATGYEVDGGKLRFQLYNWLEKEIEATHHICNYKFEGKAAAGQLEKWGEDGSLDLEDSQIRGEAGAYERHQMERRRLQAKQLHAERRKAWLRENQALLRVFLSYCSLHGAKGGGVTSVRMELLFLLQESQQEMTVKQLQSPLPLPTTLPLLSASIAPTKTVIANPVLHLRNHIHDILYTIVQMEAPPHPDILDDRVNALHTLAASLSACIYQSLCDSHSYSSQSEANQFTGMVYQGLLLSDRRRLRTESIEEHATPTSAPAQWPGVSSLISLLACAQGDDHIRLNVMLCEAVVAVYLSLLIHGLGTHSGNELFRLAAHPLNNRMWAAVFGGGAKLIVKPKRPPEITPALPPPTPPAEDVDRQRRRFNMRMLVPGRPVKETPATPPPIPVERPTYKEKFIPPELSMWDYFVAKPFLPLSDSGALCDSDESGGSDNEDDDDAFLSDTQMTEHSEPNSYSWSLIRLVMVKLALHNVKTFLPLTGLDFTELPVTSPLANAVLKTLENWEQILLEKMNKFDGPPPNYINTYPTDLSAGGGPAILRHKAMLEPDNTPFKSKHRFSFPARRLWHFLVKQEVLQETLIRYIFTKKRKQSESLDDHVDRLIQNYVTGARKTNKVEADMGYPGGKAKIIHKESDIIMAFAINKANTNEIVLASTHDVQEVDVSTLLAAQPYTWIGEDFDKESRSSDDVDYRSSHTNIAQASASPFAPQQMAASSSMPWLGSGQTSMGASVIMKRNLNNVKRMTSHPIYQYYMTGAQDGSVRMFEWNRPQQLICFRQAGNARVTRLYFNSQGNKCGVADGEGFLSLWQVNQTSSNPKPYLSWQCHSKSCGDFTFITSSSLIATAGQSNDGRNVCLWDTLVSPSNSMIHAFQCHENGATVLQYAPKQQLIITGGRKGFVCIFDIRQRQLLHTFQAHDSAIKALAMDSAEDFFVTGSAEGNMKVWKLAGHGLMHSFSTEHAKQSIFRNIGAGVMQIEACPGNRIFTCGADGTLKMRVLPDRYNIPASIFQIL, from the exons gatgaCTGTCTGCTGAAGGTGTGGTATCCCACCACAGGATGGAAGTCTGCAGTGGTGATGCCGGACGTGACTGATAAAAAGATCCAAGCGATTCATTTCTCATTTGTGTATCTGGCGCATCCACGTACAGTCACAGGCTTCTCCTGGAGGAAAACCAGTAAATATATGCCCAA GGGCTCTGTGTGTAACGTGTTGCTGACGTCCTGCGCGGATGGCATCTGTCGTCTGTGGAGTGAGACCCTCTTGCCTGAGGACAGTCTGCTGGGGGGGCAGATCTCAGAGAACAGCAGCAGCTTCAGCTCCTCTCTGCCAAACATAGCTCAGAAAGACAAGATACAGCACGCTCTGGAG TCTATCCACCACCTCAAGCACCTGCGTAGGGGGCGCAGGAGATCGTCCGCCCTGGTGGCCCACACTGAGCTGCTGCCCAGCCAGCTGGGGTCCCACGAAACTCACCGCCACATCTCACACCACGCCAACGCCCTCTGCCACTTCCACATCTCTGCCAGCATCAATCCCAACACAG ATATCCCCGCAATGCTGGCTGGATCAGGCCTGTTCTCTGAGGACGTCAGCGGAGGGTTTGTGGTTCACTGGCTGAATAATAAAGATCTGAGCTTCACCACCTCCATGGACCTGTTCATGCAGCAGCTGCGCAAACTTTCTGAGCAACACCTGGAGCAAGCCACTGAAGACTTTGAGCAGGAGGGGGCAGCCAAGTTTGACTTCG ATCTGGATGATATGTCTGATAAGGGCTCTTCAGAGCATGAGGAGGGAGATCAGGAGGGCAGCACCAAGGCCTCTTCTCCTGGTTCGAGCAGCAGTGCTCCTCTACCCTCTGTTTTGCTGGATCGGAAACTGGAGACTCTCATCCTGGAGTGGAACAAAAGTCCAGACATGCTCTTCACTATTCACCCACACGATGGATCCTTCCTCGTCTGGCACATCAAATACCTGGATGAGTTTATACCTGGCATCTTTAGACAGGTTCAG GTGTCGTTCTCCTCTCGTATTCCGGTAGCGTTCCCCACAGGTGATGCTAACTCCCTTAGTAAGAACATCATGATGTACGCGTGTACGTTTATGGACCAAGACAACTGCAGTGCTCTGGAGGATAAGAGAAGCGAGCGGCGGGTTCCTCAGAGTGCATCTGCGTCCGCCGGGCTCAGTGCTCTTGGACACTCTCTTGCTGCTGTCATCGGCCCTGCTGTCATGATGGTTTCCAAACACGTGGACGGCTCGCTCAACCAATGGGCTGTGACCTTTGCTGAGAAGTCCGCCTTTTCGAACGTCCTCACAGTTTCGCACAAATTCCGTTACTGCGGACACCGTTTCCATCTAAATGATTTGGCTTGTCACACGGTACTTCCCTTGCTGCTGACGTCATCTCATCACAATGCACTGTTGACGCCCTCTGGATCTGGAAACGTTGATGGAGATCAGAATGGGGGCGTGGCTTTACAACCCACCAGGCCAATGAGAGGCATTCCCCGTAAACAACTGCGAAATGCAGCCACGCTTACATTCCACGACCCCAATGCGATCTACAGTGAGCTGATCCTCTGGAGAGTCGATCACATTGGCCCACTCTCCTGCACAGGGGGCGTGTCGGAGCTAGCACGAATCAACTCGCTGCACACATCTGCATTCTCCAATGTGGCCTGGCTGCCAACACTCATCCCTAGCTCAGTGCTTG gaACGTACTGTAACTCAGCAAGTGCGTGCTTTGTGGCATCTGATGGTAAAAACCTGCGTCTGTATCAGGCTGTGGTGGATGCCCGCAAATTGCTGGATGAACTCTCCGACCCAGAGACCTCT AAACTGGTGGGTGAAGTATTCAACATTGTGAGTCAGCAGTCCACTGCCCGGCCCGGCTGCATCATAGAGCTGGATGTCATTACTAACCAG TGTGGCTCAAACACACAGCTGCTTCACGTATTCCAGGAGGATTTTATTTTAGGTTACAAACCACATGAAGACATTCCAGATTTCAACATTACCAGTGTTCCCTCTGGGCAAG AGTACCAGCCCCCTCCTTTCTCAGAAAAGTTCTTCCTGGTGGTGATCGAGAAGGATGCAAATCGGAACTCAGTGTTACAGATGTGGCATCTTCATCTGCGCTCTGTGCAggcgtgtgtgg AAGAGCCAATAAATGAGCACGTGTTCCAGAACCAGCTGACAGTTCCTTTGAATCAGAACTATGGTGACTCATCTCCTGACACCACTCCAGGTCATAGTCCACTGCCTCGCTCCTCCTCTTCCGCCAACCTGCAGTCAGCCAGCAAACTCATCCTGAGCTCTAAACTGGTCTACAGTCAGCGGTTAGACCTTCCACCAGGGGTGGAGCTAATCAGAGCCACACCCTCTGCCG GTCACTTGAGCTCCTCATCTATCTACCCTGTGTGTTTGGCTCCATACTTGATTGTGACCAACTGTTCTGATGGACGCGTCAGGTTCTGGCACTGTAGGGTGGATATGGATTTATCAGTGCCACACCTCAAAGAGACACGTTTATATCGGTGGGAGCACTGGAGACTCTTGAAAGAGGAAGAGGACAACGACAGTTCTGTGAGTGTTGCAGGTCGACCCGTTGCCGTAAGCTGCTCCTAcactggaagacttgctgtgtcGTTCAAACAGATTCTGCCTGAGAACGAAGGTGGCATGCTTCAGGACTTCTCCATGCTTGTATCGATCTACGAGTGTGAGTCGACAGGTGGCTCAGAGTGGGTCCTGGAGCAGACGATTCACCTTGATGATTTTAGCAAACCTGTGAAAACGCTAGATCCACGTGTTAGTGTTGATAGCAATTTGTTTGTCTATAGCAAGTCAGATTTGTTTATAACCAAAGACAGCCCCAATGTCAAACACTTTGTGCACCTAGACTGGCTGTCTAAAGAAGATGGGTCGCACATCCTGACGGTCGGGGTTGGATCCAACATCCTTATGTATGGACGCATCTCAGGGGTTGTCACAGAGCAGACATCAGTGAAGGATGGCATGGCAGTCACCCTGCCTCTAGGGGGCAGTATAAAGCAGGGAATTCGCTCTCGTTGGGTGCTGCTGAGGTCCGTAAACCTTGTCTCTTCCGTGGACGGTACCCCATCCCTGCCGGTGTCCCTATCCTGGGTGCGTGACGGCATCCTGGTGGTGGGCATGGATTGTGAGATGCATGTTTATGCACAGTGGAGGCAGGATGAGAAACCGGGCGACTCTGACGACAACAACATCTCATCCCCAGATGGCGTTGGAGGTCGCACTATGTACGTTTCAAATGAGGGCAGAGCGCGATCTAAGAGTGTCTTCGAGGGAAGTGCGGGAATTGATGATGCGTTACGCCCCCCAGCAGTGATTCAAGATGGTGGTTTGTTTGAGGCGGCCCATTCATTGTCGCCCACTCTTCCGCAGTACCATCCAACACAGCTTCTAGAGCTTATGGACCTTGGAAGGGTACGTCGTGCCAAGGCCATTTTGGCACACCTGGTCAAGTGCATTGCTGGTGAAGTTGCAGTGGTAAGGGACGTAGAAGCAGGTGAGGGTGGTGCCAGGAGACACCTATCTCGAACCATCAGCGTGACGGGTAGCACGGCAAAAGACACTATTGTTGCTGGTCGAGATGGTGGGCGAGATTACACAGAAATCAATTCCATACCTCCTCTTCCGCTATATGCCCTGCTGTCTGCGGACCAGGACACCTCTTACAAGATGGGAGATGAAGTGGGAAAAGCTGGAAAAGGGGCAGAACGTGAGACACAGAAACAACCAGAGGATCAGTATGCTGATCTGTTTCAGGTGCAGGCTGTCACAACCGACGATTTCATGAACTTTGCTGCAGAGAAACCAGAGAAGAAGTCTCGCGTGATTAACCTATCACAGTACGGCCCCACGTACTTTGGCCCTGAACACGCACAGGTGCTGTCTTCACATCTTATGCACTCCAGCCTGCCAGGTCTCACACCCCTTGAGCAGATGTTCCTTGTGGCTCTTGCCGATACTGTGGCGACCACTAGTGCAGAAGTAGCAGGACCCACAGATAAACAGTACACTG GTGGAGAGGCTCTAGATGAGTGTGGCCTACGTTACCTGCTGGCCATGAGGTTACATACGTGTCTGCTGACATCCCTGCCCCCACTCTACAGGATGCAGCTACTTCATCAGG gTGTGTCCACTTGTCACTTTGCATGGGCGTTCCATTCAGAAGCTGAGGAGGAGATGCTGAACCTGATTCCTGCCATGCAGAGAGGAGATCCGCAGTGGTCTGAGCTCAGGGCGGTGGGTGTCGGCTGGTGGATCAGAAACATTAACACACTGAGGCGGATTGTGGAGAAG GTAGCCAAAGCAGCATTTCAGAGGCATAATGATCCACTGGATGCGGCTCTCTTCTATCTGGCCATGAAGAAGAAGGCTGTTCTCTGGGGTCTCTTTAG GTCTCAAAATAATGAGAAGATGACCCAGTTTTTCAGCCATAACTTCAGTGAGGATCGCTGGAGGAAGGCGGCTTTAAAGAACGCCTTCTCTCTCCTGGGCAAACAGCGCTTTGAGCAGTCGGCTGCATTTTTCCTGCTTGCTGGCTCCCTGAAAGATGCCATTGTG GTTTGTCTGGAGAAAATGGAGGACATCCAGCTTGCGATGATTGTCGCTCGTCTTTACGAGGCTGATTACGAGAGTTCCTCCACCTGCCAGGGTATCCTGTACGAGAAGGTTCTCGGCTGCAACAGAGATGGAAGTGGGTTCTCCTGTACCAAACTGCACCCTGACCCGTTCCTAAGAAGCATTGCGTACTGGATCATGAAGGACTACACCAGAGCCCTGGACACACTGCTGGAGCAGATTTACAAAGAGGATGATGAAAACCCTG atgttctgGTGAAATCGTGTAATCCTGTCGTCTTTAGTTTCTATAACTACTTGCGTGCACACCCTCTGATTATTCGACGGCATTTTGCCAAGCCCGAAGCATCTTCGGTTGCAGCTGGTCTAACATCAGAACGCAACAGCGCAGACGAAATAAACCTTATAGAGCGGAAACTCTTCTTCACCACCGCTAACGCTCACTTTAAGGTGGGCTGCCCACTCCTGGCCCTTGAGGTCTTATCCAAAATCCCTAAAGTCACTAAGAAAGCATCTTCTCTGAGTAAGGGCTCTTCTGTGGCCAACGTCAGTGGTGCCCAGCCCCAGGAGAATGGAGGAAAGGCTTCAGATCTCGACTGGGGAGCTCCTGCCGTCCCCAGCCAGGCCTTGGGAGCAGACTCCTCCACCATACTGGACTGGAGTCAACCGATGGTTAAAATTGAAGATGAGGGTCTACAGTTGGACTGGGGTGATGATAAGGaagaagatgaggatgaagagggtgGGCTGACAATGAAGAAACCGGAGGTGGAGGATGAGGAGGCTAAAAAGCCATCCAAATCAGCAGCCCTGCAGCATGAAGACTCAACGGGCGAGTCTGGGGTGGACGTGATCGCCGAACAGCTGAAGTTCCGAGCCTGTTTGAAGATCCTCATGACGGAGCTGCGGACGCTGGCAACAGGATATGAGGTGGATGGTGGCAAGCTACGATTTCAGCTCTACAACTGGCTGGAGAAAGAAATCGAGGCCACGCACCACATCTGCAACTATAAG TTTGAAGGAAAAGCAGCTGCAGGTCAGCTGGAGAAGTGGGGTGAAGATGGATCTCTGGACCTGGAAGACTCACAAATCCGGGGTGAAGCAGGTGCGTATGAACGTCATCAGATGGAGCGACGGCGTTTGCAGGCCAAGCAGCTGCATGCAGAGAGGAGGAAAGCCTGGCTGAGAGAGAATCAGGCTCTGCTCAGAGTCTTCCTCAGTTACTGCAGTCTACACGGAGCCAAGGGTGGAGGAGTGACGTCTGTCAGGATGGAGCTACTCTTCCTGCTGCAGGAATCTCAGCAA GAAATGACAGTGAAGCAGCTTCAGTCGCCACTCCCCCTCCCCACCACTCTGCCTCTGCTGTCAGCCAGCATCGCCCCCACCAAGACTGTCATCGCCAACCCTGTCCTGCATCTCAGAAACCACATACATGATATCCTCTACACCATTGTCCAGATGGAGGCTCCACCACACCCAGACATACTGGATGACCGG GTGAATGCTTTACACACACTCGCTGCTTCTCTATCAGCCTGTATCTACCAGTCGCTATGTGACAGCCACAGCTACAG CAGTCAATCGGAGGCCAATCAGTTCACAGGGATGGTGTATCAGGGGCTGTTACTGAGCGACAGGCGTAGACTTCGCACTGAGAGCATTGAGGAACATGCAACACCCACCTCTGCCCCTGCACAGTGGCCAG GTGTGTCGTCTCTGATCAGTCTGCTGGCGTGTGCTCAGGGTGATGATCACATTCGTCTGAATGTCATGTTGTGTGAGGCAGTGGTGGCTGTTTATCTCAGTCTGCTGATTCATGGTCTTGGAACACACTCTGGAAACGAGCTCTTCCGACTGGCCGCTCATCCCCTCAACAACCGCATGTGGGCCGCTGTGTTTGGGGGAGGAGCCAAACTTATTGTCAAACCCAAGCGGCCACCTGAAATCACTCCAG caTTACCTCCCCCAACCCCTCCCGCTGAGGATGTGGACCGACAGCGGCGCAGGTTTAACATGCGCATGCTTGTTCCTGGACGTCCCGTTAAAGAGACTCCTGCCACACCTCCACCCATCCCTGTAGAACGGCCCACCTATAAGGAGAAATTCATTCCACCAGAGCTCAGCATGTGGGATTACTTTGTGGCCAAA CCTTTCCTTCCTCTCTCTGACAGCGGGGCACTGTGTGATTCAGATGAGAGCGGTGGTAGTGacaatgaggatgatgatgatgcctTCCTCTCAGACACACAGATGACCGAACACTCCGAACCAAACTCCTACAG TTGGTCTCTGATCCGCCTAGTGATGGTCAAACTTGCCCTGCACAATGTCAAGACATTCCTGCCCCTGACAGGACTGGATTTCACAG AGTTGCCAGTGACGTCTCCCCTGGCCAATGCTGTGCTGAAGACACTGGAAAACTGGGAACAGATTCTCTtggaaaaaatgaacaaatttgaTGGCCCTCCACCAAACTACATCAACACCTACCCCACAGACCTGAGTGCAGGGGGAGGACCAGCTATACTCCGACACAAAGCCATGCTAGAGCCAGATAACACACCGTTCAA gtcGAAGCACCGTTTCTCCTTCCCTGCTCGCCGTCTGTGGCATTTTCTGGTCAAACAGGAGGTGCTCCAGGAGACTTTGATTCGATACATCTTCACAAAGAAAAGGAAGCAGAGTGAG TCTTTAGATGATCATGTGGACCGCCTCATACAAAACTACGTTACTGGAGCTCGAAAAACCAACAAG GTGGAGGCTGATATGGGTTACCCAGGAGGCAAAGCGAAAATCATCCATAAAGAATCCGATATCATCATGGCATTTGCCATTAACAAG gctAACACTAATGAAATAGTGCTGGCGTCCACTCATGATGTCCAGGAAGTGGACGTGTCCACGTTGCTCGCAGCTCAGCCTTACACCTGGATCGGAGAGGACTTTGACAAGGAATCTCGCAG TTCTGATGATGTGGATTACCGCTCGTCACACACCAACATCGCCCAGGCCAGTGCTAGTCCCTTTGCCCCCCAACAAATGGCAGCATCATCCTCCATGCCATGGCTGGGCAGCGGACAGACCAGCATGGGTGCCAGTGTG ATCATGAAGAGGAACCTGAATAACGTGAAGAGAATGACGTCTCATCCCATCTATCAGTACT ACATGACGGGTGCTCAGGACGGCAGTGTGAGGATGTTTGAGTGGAATCGTCCACAGCAGCTCATCTGTTTCAGACAGGCCGGAAACGCTCGAGTAACGCGCCTCTATTTCAACTCACAGGGCAACAAG TGTGGTGTTGCAGATGGCGAGGGCTTTTTGAGCCTCTGGCAAGTCAATCAGACCTCCTCAAACCCCAAACCGTATTTG AGCTGGCAGTGTCACAGTAAAAGCTGCGGTGATTTCACCTTCATTACATCCTCCAGTCTGATCGCCACAGCAGGACAGTCCAATGATGGCAG GAATGTTTGTTTATGGGACACTCTGGTCTCTCCAAGTAACTCAATGATACATG CATTCCAATGCCATGAGAATGGTGCAACGGTTCTTCAATATGCTCCTAAACAGCAGCTAATAATCACGGGCGGCCGGAAGGGATTCGTCTGTATTTTTGACATCCGTCAGAGACAGCTGCTCCACACATTCCAGGCTCATGATTCGGCCATCAAAGCGCTGGCCATGGATTCCGCTGAAGACTTCTTTGTCACCGGCTCAGCCGAAGGGAACATGAAG GTCTGGAAGTTGGCGGGTCACGGTCTCATGCACTCCTTCAGCACAGAGCACGCTAAACAATCCATATTCCGAAACATCGGTGCTGGTGTGATGCAAATCGAAGCCTGCCCAGGCAACCGGATCTTCACCTGCGGAGCCGATGGGACCCTGAAAATGAGGGTCCTTCCAGACCGCTACAACATTCCGGCCAGTATATTCCAGATCCTCTAA